The genomic region GAACGGACGCGAGTACTCCCCGGCGAGCTGAGCGCGCAGGTAGCCGCGCCACCAGTTCGGCGGGTTGTCGTACTCCCACGCCTCCGCGAGGTGCGGACGGTTCATCCACTCCGAGATCAGCTCGGCATCGGTATCGGCGTCCGCGAGCCGGAAGTGATACGGCTCGGCCAGCACCGGAGTGGGAGGCGCTGGGACTGAAGCCACCTGCGCGGTGATCGACGTCAGCTCACGCGGCAGGACGGGCACCGCTTCCTCAATTTCAGTCATCTCGACACCCGAGAATACCGGACCAGGTAAGGGTAGCTTTACCTACCTTGCAGTTGCCATCAGCTGCGCCGGTGAATCCAGCCCGTAGCCGCGGCGAGCGTCGGTAATCTGCAGTTCGGCGGCATTTGGGGGGACCGTGACCAACGAACGGCGAGTGCTCGAACTCCGGATTCACGGGGTGAACAATACGTCGCCCGAATCAATGCTGGGGCTTGAGCCCAACCTCATCGAGATGACCGCGGGCGATGCGCTGGGGAGCTTCTGGCGTCCCACCGAACAGGGTCGGACCAAGTCCGAGATTCCAGACGACATCGAGCGCGAGGCCTACTCGTGGGGCAGCATGGCACGCAGTTCCCTGGGCGGACCTTCGGGCTTCGGCAAGGTCCTGAGCGGACTGGCACGCGTCGGCTGGACACTGCTGCTGCCGTTCGGTCTGGTGAACGTCGCCTACTGGACCCGCAGGTTCGACAAAGGACGACGACCCGAACGACAACCGACACCACAACCGCCGCCCCCCGCGACCACAGACGGGGACGAGGACGCGGACGACGAGCAGGGCTGGACCCGTGGCCACGGCGCGGCGTCGCTGCGCGTGGCCGGGCTGTTGATCACGCTGATGATGGCGGTCACCGCTTCGGTCATTGCCCTCGACCTCATCGCCGTCCAGTGCTATGTCGACCTCAGAACGACCGCCGCGGGCGCGGTGGTGTTCGACCCGACGAAGGTATGCACCGTCCTGCCGTCGTGGCTGGACTTCCTGACGGGAATGGGTCAGGCCAGGCGGCTCGCGCTGCTCAGCCTGGTGCCGGTGCTGCTGATCGGCGCCCTGCTCGGCCTGAGCACCGCCACTCGGCTCCGCTACGAACAGCCCGATCCCAAGTCGCTCGACGCCGAGGCAGCCAATGCGACCACCACCTGGCCGCTGCTGTCCGCCAAGGGATTCTGGGCGCACCGGGCCATCACCCGCGTGACGGCCCGACTGCACGTCGCCGCCACGCTGATGCTCGTCACGCTCAGCACCGCATGGCACTACGCCTTCGGGTTCGGATCGGAGTGCACGCGACGCGGCCAGCTCTTCGGCACGGCCTGTCTCGAACAGGTCATGGCGGGTGACACTCGGGTTCGGGCTGAGGCACTCATCGTGGTGGCCGGAGTCCTTGTGCTCGTGCTCGTGGTGGTGAGCATCGTCAAGCGCAGCGACTACGCCGTCGACGTCCCGATGCCGAAGAACACCAGCCGCATGCGAAGCCGAAAACCGCACGCGGACATCTTCTGGTCGGACTGGTTGCCGCTGCTGCTGAGCATCGCACTGTTCGTCATTCAGTCAGCCGTACTGGGGTTCACCCCGCCGACGGTCGAGCCGGCCGTCGCATTCCTCATGGGGGGTTCGGCGACACCCGCGATCATCCTCACCACGCTGCTCGCACTCGGTCTCTCGGCGTTGACATGGCGCCCTTTGACCGACACGTACTTTCGGCACGTGCCCGTCGTGCTCGCGCTGGTATTGATCGTCTTGACGGGGCTCCTCGCATCCTGGCACTCGACGACCGCTCGATGGGTGGCCGGCGCGCTGATCCTCGTGGTCGTCGGACTCGTGCTGGGGATCCTGTACGCGCGTCGAAACCCCTACGAGGCCTGGGGCGGTGCCGCGCCGGGAGTCTTCGTGCTACTGGCCGCGCTGATGGCGATGCTGCTGTCGAGCGCGGTGGCGACGGCCGCGGGAAACTGGTTCAACGGGGCCAATTCCGCGGCATCCCTTGCCGACACGCTGGCGCCCAGGGCTGTCGAGAGGGGCCCCTGCCCGTTCCCCTGCATCACCGAGCTCAAGCCGCCGAACCTCGAAGTGCCGCTGCCCTACGCGTGGTTCGGTGCGGCCTGTTTGCCAATCGCACTGCTGTTCGGCGGTGTCATCGCCGTGGTCGTGTACAGGTCGCTGCGGACATGGAGCGGTCGGACGACAGTGCCGGCCGGATCGGCCGGCGCGGGCGCCGGACTGCCCGACGACCCGCGCCCGTCGGTGTTGCAGCGTCGTAAGCTCGTCGCGATTGCACACCGGGCAGAGCCAATGGTCAAGTGGCTAGCCCTGTTTGGGACTGCCGGAATGATGACTGCGGTGGCACTGTCAGCGTTCGGCGACAAGCTGCAATCCCCCGATCGCCAGCTTCCCGAGTATCTACAGGCCAGTATCAACCTCGGCATGTGGGTGCTGGCGGCAGGCGGTCTTGGGGTCATCGGCCTGGCGGCGGGTGGCGCACTCGTCGGCGGTTCTCGACCATTGGGCCTGGCCTGGGATCTGATGTGCTTCCTGCCCCGAGCCGGGCATCCGCTGGCGCCGCCGTGCTATGCCGAGCGCGTTGTGCCCGAACTTTCCGAGCGGTGTAGGGACTGGCTGTCAGGGGCGGACGGGCGCACGATTGTGCTGTCCGCGCACAGCCTCGGCTCAGTGCTCGCGGTGGGCGTGTTGCTCTCCGAGCGCATGTTGCAGCCGCGGACCACGAACCCGCAGACCCAATGGATCGATGACGCGTCGCTGTTGTCCTACGGGAGCCAATTGCGTGCCTACTTCGGCCGAATCTTCCCAGAACTGTTGGGAACCGCGGTGCTTGGCATCCCCGCCTGCCGGTCGAGCCGCCTCGCGTCACCAGATCCCTGGCAGGACGAGGTCGACGCGGCGAACGCCGTGCCACCACCTGCGCGCCCCGAGGTGCACAGGAAGTCACTGCTCGGTCGACTAGGCGCAACAACGGATGTCCCGGCGACCCCACCACGATGGAAGAGCCTCTGGCGGCGCACCGACTACCTGGGCTTCCCGGTCTGGCGGTACCCGGTCGCCCCGAGCGCCGAACAGAACCCACTCGACGTCGTCGCCGCTGAAGTTGTTACCGTCGGCTACCTCGCCGAGATCCAAACGCACAGTGACTATCCGCGAACGCGCGCCTACCAAACGGCGTTCACCGAACTCACCGGGAAGGCCAGCGCTGTGAGCGACGATTCCGAACGAGACCGGGTGGCGGAACTTCGCCGGTGGGAGGACGCGGGCGCCACCTGGCAGGTGGTCGCACGCAACCGCCATGGCGTCACGGTGGTGATGCTGCGCTGCGACGGCGGCGAGGAGGTCGACCGGTTCACGTCGAACGACCCTCGGCTGCTCGAGTTCGTCGGCGGCTAGCCGCTCGCGCGCTCCAGGTAGGCGATGGCGCCGGCGGCATCGTCAGCGGAATACACCAGATCAGCTAGGGACACCGGCAGGAAACCCTCGTCCTCCATCCGCCGAAGCTGCATCATCAAACCGTCGTAGAAGCCGGCAGTGTTCAGCAGCACGACAGGTTTGTCGTGCAGCTTGTGCTTGCGCAGCTCGAGGATCTCGGTCGCCTCGTCCAGCGTGCCCAGCCCACCCGGCATCACGACAATCGCATCCGACTTCGCGAGCAACTGCGCCTTGCGCTCGGCGAGATCCCGGGTGATCACCATCTCGTCGGCGTCCGTCCTCGCGAAACTGCGCAGGAACTCCACCGAGACACCGACCAGTCGTCCCCCGGACTCCCGGACACCGTCGGCGACCACCTTCATCAGCCCGGCATCAGACCCTCCCCACACCAGGGTGTGACCACCGCTGCCGATGAGTTCGGCGAATTCGCGTGCGGGGCGGGTATAGCGCTCGTCGAGGTCGGAGGCTGACAGGAAGACGCAGACGTTCACGTCGAGGGGCTATCGTCCACGATCGTCAGAATGCCAGACGCCGCGTTCAGCGCGGCGAGGGTTCGCTCGGCCGCGGTGTCGATGTGGACGCGCGGCGCAGGGGGAAGGTCGGACTCGTAGTACGTCCCCGGGCCGTAGAACCTGCCATATCGCACGACGACGCCGCGCACTGCGAGCACCGATTCCTCCAGCGAGGCGACGGCGCTTGACTCCGGTCCCGGGGGCATCGTCCACGCGATGCTCTGGGCCACCACCTTCGTGTGCTGCCAGTCCTCAACGGCGTCGAGGAGGTTGCGCGTGCCCTCGGTCCGAATCCGCGCATTGAGCGACGAGTGCTTCGGCACATCCTCGAGATCGTCGGGGAGATCGGTCAGTTCGTGCAGCAGCAGGTCGGGCTCGAACGTGCGAACGGCACGTGCCAACCCCGGACGGTCGAAGACATCGCAGACGATCGGTTCCGCACCTGCGGCGGCCAACCGGCCGGCCTTGTCCGCCGACCTGGTCATGGCGCCGACCGTGTACCCGGCGCCGACGAGCAGTGGGACAAGGCGAGTGCCGATAACACCTGTGGCACCGGCGACGTAGATGCGCCTGCCCGACCGCGCCGCCGTGCTCATCGGTGACCTATGACCGGGACAGCCGGGTAGCCGTAGGGATAGGGCCGCACGGCCTCCGGGAAGTCGCCGATCGCAGGGGGCGCGGGCGACGGGCACGCGACCGCCTCGCCTGCGACGACGCAGACCTTGGGCAGCGGACTTGGAGCGGCCTGCGCCGCCGGTGCGACACCGAGCGCGACGGTGGCGGCTACCGAGGCCGCCACCGCCGCGATGCGGATTGACTTGATGTCCATGGCAACGACGCTACGCCGCAATGGCCTACGTTACTGGGCAACTTCCGTTGCTATTTCATGGGCCATTCTGCCGGCTCGCAGCGGCCGCCCGGCCACCGACGAGGACACCAATGAGCAGCCCGACGAAGGGAACAGCGGCCAGGGCGGTGCTCAACGCGACGCTGCCCCCGGTGACGAGCGTGAAGTTCGACAACACCAACCACAGGCTGGCGAGCAAACCGAGACACGCCAGCCCGGGTGCCACGCGGGTCTGCCACGGCCGGCCACCGGCCGCGGTGCGATGACGCGCGAAGTAGACCAGCACCGCCACCGAGGTGGTGAGCATCAGCAGCACCATCCCGACGGTCGCCACACCGGCCATCGACCCGAACACCCCGACCAGCGGATCGACGCCGAACATCGCGAGCAGGCCCACGATGATGGCCGCGGTGACCGTCTGCACCACCGACGAGAACGCAGGCGAGTGATGCGTCGGGTGCACGGTGCCCAGCCTTGGCGGGAGCAGACCCCGGCCCGACAGCACGAACTGGTAGCGGGCGATCACGTTGTGGAAGGACAGCACACACGCGAACAGACTGGTCAGCAGAAGCACGTTGACGACATCACGGCCCACCCGCCCCAGCATCGCGTCAGTCGTGTCCAACAACATGTTTGCGTCGCCGTTCAGCGTCCGCTGCGCGGTCTCGGCGACCATGTCGGGGCCGATCGCCACCACGAACGCCCAGCACGTCAACGCATAGAACCCGCCGATGATGAGCACCGCCGCGTAGGTGGCGCGCGGAATCGTGCGCTCGGGGTCGCGCGCCTCGTCCCGGAACACCGCGGTCGCCTCGAAGCCGATGAATCCGGTCAGAGCGAACAGCACGGCTATGCCCAGCGTGCCGTCGGTGAACACCTCCGGCCGAAACGACTCAAGCGTCAGGCCGGACGGTCCGGGATTGGCGACGATGACCAGGTCGAGCAGCACGACGATGCCGATCTCGAGGGCCAGCGCGACACCGAGCACCTTGGCGCTGAGGTCGATGTGGCGGTACCCGAGCAGCGCGACGATCGCCAGAATCACCAATGAGTAGACCGGCCAGGGCACTTCGGGTCCACCGTAGAACCGCACCGTGTCGCCGATCGCCCACCCTATGTAGCCGTAGATGCCGACCTGGATCGCCGTGTAGGCGATGAGCGCCACGACCGCGATGCCGGTACCCATCCGGTGCCCGAGCCCCACTGTCACGTATGAGAAGAACGCGCCCGCCTCCGGCACGTGTGGCGTCATCGCGACGAAACCGATGCTGAAGAGGAGCAACACCATCGCCGCGATGAGGAAGCCGACCGGTGCACCCGCGCCATTGCCCAGGCCCATGGCCAGCGGCATGTTGCCGCCGATGACGGTCAGCGGTGCCGCCGCGGCGACCACCATGAAGACGACAGCGACGCTGCCCAGGCGCCCGGTGAGGCGTTGTCCCGCTTGGGGTGTGACATTCGTGGTCATCGGTTCTCCCCGATCCTGGTGTCTGCGAGGGCCTGCTGTAGCAGGTCGTGGTCAAGAGCGTGCGCGGTCATGCCGTTGCGGCCGCGCAGCGTGGTGGCGGCCACCATCGCGTTGAGGATGGCCTCCTCGGTGGCCTCGATCGTCAGGTCGAACAGGCGCGTCATGAGCTGTGGTGCAACCATTCGCAGCGCGATCTCGGGGCGCTGCACGTTCGCGTCCTCATCCCACGCGTACGGCGGGATACCGCGATTGCCCGTCGCGAACGCCAACATGAGATCACCGCTGTACTGCTCTCCGGTGCCACCCAGGTTCGCCACCGCGAGGGCGGCTCGCTGCGCCAACCGGGTGCACTGGTGTGGCAGCAGCGGGGCGTCGGTGCCGACGATCACGATGATCGAGCCCGAGCCCGGTTCGTATCGGGCGGGGGCGCCGGGCAGGGGCACGCGGTCGAGTCCGATCCGCTCGCCGACGGCGACCCCGTTGACCCGGAGTCGCTCCCGGCGCCCGTGGTTGGCCTGCACCAGGACACCGACGGTGTAGCTGCCCGTCGCGACGTCGGTGACCCGGGACGCGGTGCCGATGCCGCCCTTGAACTCGTGGCAGATCATGCCGGTTCCGCCACCGACATTGCCCTCCTCGACCGGCCCACCGCTCGCGACGCGCAGGGCCTCGTGGACGTGCTCGGCGCGGACGTGGTGTCCGTTGATGTCATTGAGCAGACCGTCGTAGGTCTCCCCGACCACCGGCAGCGACCAGTAGACGCCCTCACCGCGCGCCTCGACCTGGGCGTCGACGAGTGCGTCGCGCACCACCCCGACGCTGTGCGTGTTGGTCAGCCCGATCGCCGTGGTGAGTTCGCCCGACTCCCGGATCCACTCGAGGCCGGTCATCTCGCCACTGCCGTTGAGCCGGTGTGCACCGGCGAAGACGGGTTCGCTCCAGATACCGGCGTGGGGAACCACCACGGTGACACCGGTGTGGACGTCGGGTGGGCCCTCACCATGGAGCGTGACGTGGCCGACGCGCACGTCGTCCACGTCTGTGATGGCGTTGTTCGGCCCCGTCGGGTGTCGACCGACGATGACGCCGAGATCTCGGGCGCGCATGGCATCCTCCGTGGCAGCGAGTTTTTTTCTCAGTTGGAAAATAATGCGCCTCGGTGGGCCCTCCCGCAAGCGAACGGACAAAATCGAGTCGCTTCGCGGCCTCGGCACAACGACCGTGGATCATGGACGCGTGGCCCGACCGAACCGGCAGATCGAACGACGCGAGGAGATCCTCGACGCGGCGATCGGCCTGATCGAGCGCCACGACCTCGCCACTCTGCGCATCGCCGACGTTGCCGCCGAGCTCGACCTCACCGCCAATGCCGTGCGCTACTACTTCAAGGACATGCCCGAGCTACTGACGGAGTTGGCGCTGCGCTCAGACGTTCGGTTCTACGACGATCGCATCGCGACTGCCGAGCGCACGGCCGACGTCTGCGAGCAACTGGCCCTCACCATCGCGGCCGGGCTGCCCACCGGTCCCGAAGACGCTGAGTGGCGGGCGATCTGGCGCGCCGTCCTCTCGGCCGGCTTCGAACTCGACCAGCGGCGGGAGGTGCAGGGGATCTACCACCGTCAGGTGAGCCTCTACACCCAGATCCTGAACGACGGGGCTGCCGCCGGGACGTTTCAGCTCGAGACCCCAGCCCGCGACGTCGCGATGACGCTGATGTCGCTGGAGGACTATCTCGGCTACCGAATCGTGGCCCGCGATCCGGACATGGACCGCCCAACCGCGTTGCGGCTCATGCGCGACTACGCTCAGCTCGCCACCGGCGCGCGGCTGCCGGCAACCGTCTGAGCGAGGGTCGCATTCGAGGGTTTTCCCCCTTTCCGCCACGAACTCCCGCGTGCCACGCTTTCCCTGGGGCTGCGTACACACGCACACATCGCGAGTCGGGGGGCAAGCGAGATGAGGAACGGGGCGGACGTGCGCACGCGCGTCGACATGCAGGATTCGATGAGCGCTGACGCGGGGGCCGGTGCCCTCGACGCCTACACCGAGGCCACCGTCGGCCACCTCGACGTCGTGTTCCACGATCTCGAGTTCGAGCAACTGTGCGACCTGCAGGATGCGCTGCACGCGCTCGTGCGGGACGTACTGCACGGTGCGCTCGTCGACGGCGCACCATCGATCGCCGATGTGGCCGACATGGTCGAGATCCACTCCGCCGGAACCGCGGAGTGGGTGCGGACCCACGGCCACGGCGAGGCCTCCGACGTCGTCATGATGCTGTTGAGCGCCGTCGCGGTGGCGATCGCTTGGTGGACACACCGCCACCTGCGCCCACCGGTCGACAGCATCCGCACCCTCGTGATGGACATCGACGACGGCGACGCCTACCTGCTGCCGATCCCGGGTGGCGAACCATGCTTCTGCGACAGCGGCATGACCTTCGAGTCGTGCCACGGCCGCCGGACGCTGACCAAGTCAGCCTGATCTGGTCGACTGGGCCCTGAGCTCGCCAGGCCGATCCTCTCGCCCACGCCTCCCACACTCCTGGGTATAGTTTGCAATACTTAGAAATAAGGAGGCCGACCTGCGGCTTGTTCTCATTGACCGATGATGAGCCGACAAGCGAGGGAGACCACCGATGACCGTCGTGAAAGCCGCTGCAGTGCAAATGAGTCCGGTGCTCTATATAGCCGCGACGGAGCGGTCGCGAAAGTGGTAGACAAAACCCCCGATCCGCGGGAGATCCCCTTTCCCGGCGTCCGCATCCGGATCGAGAGCACCAAGAGTTTCGAGGATGTGCTCAACGCGCTGCTGGATGACGTCGGCCATGAGCCGGTGCCCCTCGACGACATCGCCACGCGATTTCCGGACTGGGAATCGTACGAACGCGAGGTGCGGTCTCACGTCGGGCCGGGTGGCTTCATGTTGTTCGCCGTCTGGAACCACGGCGGGTGGATCAAGAAGACCGGCATCGACCGCAAACTGATGCGGATCGTGATCGGCAATCCGCTGATCGCGATAACAATGCTGCGCCACGACGTGACGGCGGGCCTCTTCGCACCCGTTGAACTTCTCCTCTCGGAGGAGCCAGACGGCCGAAGTGCCCTGACCTACGTGCTGCCCTCGTCATTGATGGTGGTCGAACCCAACCCACCGCTACGTGAAGCGGCGACCGCGCTGGACGCCAAACTGGCAGCGCTGGCGGAGGCGGTGACTGAGCACTGAGCCGAGCAGGCGGTCGGCATCAGTCCCGGAACACGACAGTCGTCGCACCGTTGGGCAGGATCCGCCCGGTGAGGTGATAACCCACGGCGTCCGCCAGTACCCGCCGCTCGATGTCCCGTCCCTTGCGGACGAGCTGCTCGGGGGTGTCGCGGTGCGACACCGGTTCGACGTCCTGAACGATGATCGGCCCCTCGTCGAGGTCGGCGGTGACGTAGTGGGCGGTGGCACCGATCAGCTTGACGCCCCGTGCGTGCGCCTGGTGGTAGGGCTTGGCGCCCTTGAATCCCGGCAGGAACGAATG from Mycolicibacterium sp. YH-1 harbors:
- a CDS encoding NAD(P)-dependent oxidoreductase yields the protein MSTAARSGRRIYVAGATGVIGTRLVPLLVGAGYTVGAMTRSADKAGRLAAAGAEPIVCDVFDRPGLARAVRTFEPDLLLHELTDLPDDLEDVPKHSSLNARIRTEGTRNLLDAVEDWQHTKVVAQSIAWTMPPGPESSAVASLEESVLAVRGVVVRYGRFYGPGTYYESDLPPAPRVHIDTAAERTLAALNAASGILTIVDDSPST
- a CDS encoding APC family permease → MTTNVTPQAGQRLTGRLGSVAVVFMVVAAAAPLTVIGGNMPLAMGLGNGAGAPVGFLIAAMVLLLFSIGFVAMTPHVPEAGAFFSYVTVGLGHRMGTGIAVVALIAYTAIQVGIYGYIGWAIGDTVRFYGGPEVPWPVYSLVILAIVALLGYRHIDLSAKVLGVALALEIGIVVLLDLVIVANPGPSGLTLESFRPEVFTDGTLGIAVLFALTGFIGFEATAVFRDEARDPERTIPRATYAAVLIIGGFYALTCWAFVVAIGPDMVAETAQRTLNGDANMLLDTTDAMLGRVGRDVVNVLLLTSLFACVLSFHNVIARYQFVLSGRGLLPPRLGTVHPTHHSPAFSSVVQTVTAAIIVGLLAMFGVDPLVGVFGSMAGVATVGMVLLMLTTSVAVLVYFARHRTAAGGRPWQTRVAPGLACLGLLASLWLVLSNFTLVTGGSVALSTALAAVPFVGLLIGVLVGGRAAAASRQNGP
- a CDS encoding P1 family peptidase, whose translation is MRARDLGVIVGRHPTGPNNAITDVDDVRVGHVTLHGEGPPDVHTGVTVVVPHAGIWSEPVFAGAHRLNGSGEMTGLEWIRESGELTTAIGLTNTHSVGVVRDALVDAQVEARGEGVYWSLPVVGETYDGLLNDINGHHVRAEHVHEALRVASGGPVEEGNVGGGTGMICHEFKGGIGTASRVTDVATGSYTVGVLVQANHGRRERLRVNGVAVGERIGLDRVPLPGAPARYEPGSGSIIVIVGTDAPLLPHQCTRLAQRAALAVANLGGTGEQYSGDLMLAFATGNRGIPPYAWDEDANVQRPEIALRMVAPQLMTRLFDLTIEATEEAILNAMVAATTLRGRNGMTAHALDHDLLQQALADTRIGENR
- a CDS encoding TetR/AcrR family transcriptional regulator, producing the protein MARPNRQIERREEILDAAIGLIERHDLATLRIADVAAELDLTANAVRYYFKDMPELLTELALRSDVRFYDDRIATAERTADVCEQLALTIAAGLPTGPEDAEWRAIWRAVLSAGFELDQRREVQGIYHRQVSLYTQILNDGAAAGTFQLETPARDVAMTLMSLEDYLGYRIVARDPDMDRPTALRLMRDYAQLATGARLPATV
- a CDS encoding TIGR00730 family Rossman fold protein, which gives rise to MNVCVFLSASDLDERYTRPAREFAELIGSGGHTLVWGGSDAGLMKVVADGVRESGGRLVGVSVEFLRSFARTDADEMVITRDLAERKAQLLAKSDAIVVMPGGLGTLDEATEILELRKHKLHDKPVVLLNTAGFYDGLMMQLRRMEDEGFLPVSLADLVYSADDAAGAIAYLERASG
- a CDS encoding SEC-C metal-binding domain-containing protein; the protein is MRTRVDMQDSMSADAGAGALDAYTEATVGHLDVVFHDLEFEQLCDLQDALHALVRDVLHGALVDGAPSIADVADMVEIHSAGTAEWVRTHGHGEASDVVMMLLSAVAVAIAWWTHRHLRPPVDSIRTLVMDIDDGDAYLLPIPGGEPCFCDSGMTFESCHGRRTLTKSA
- a CDS encoding DUF302 domain-containing protein is translated as MVDKTPDPREIPFPGVRIRIESTKSFEDVLNALLDDVGHEPVPLDDIATRFPDWESYEREVRSHVGPGGFMLFAVWNHGGWIKKTGIDRKLMRIVIGNPLIAITMLRHDVTAGLFAPVELLLSEEPDGRSALTYVLPSSLMVVEPNPPLREAATALDAKLAALAEAVTEH